The proteins below are encoded in one region of Ricinus communis isolate WT05 ecotype wild-type chromosome 6, ASM1957865v1, whole genome shotgun sequence:
- the LOC8275519 gene encoding uncharacterized protein LOC8275519, giving the protein MARQANDSLFLEELLRSNSGTSNNSNSSSSITTSHSSLSSARAIIQAWAELRDSFQHQSFQPNHLQALKILLQYKTSLHVAEPQAKLLISILSSQNIFLPLESYPLLFRLLYIWVRKSFRPSLALVDSAVEVLSKRLHNNFDAKRNPELFAEAVLLLGAFAFVPSATETSKTVCLELLCRLLDEYYKLVSSVDGLIPNVLAGIGYALCSSVNAYYVRILDAFFGIWGKEDGPHGNVSHGLMILHLVDWIIFGFIKLRSDEKLHKFAHGILENPKPNYVPFALVMAAAGALRALNRSVADAHGLEIVSRLRISAENQIELVAQGLIADTGGFSIIENDYKTSLLLQCISLALARCGLVSSRASLLISIASALLLEIFPLRRLYTRILELNHDSPGMMLGDVKEHLNSLSFKEAGTISGVFCNQYVSIDEENKVIVENMVWHFCRELYLGHRQVTLVLHGKEDELLGDIEKIAESAFLMVVVFSLAVTKYKLNSKLSTEARMETSVSILVSFSCVEYFRRMRLPEYMDTIRGVVVGVQESEIACNSFVESMPSYANLTNPQEFLHQVEYRWFKDEVQTARILFYLRVIPTCVERLPGAAFSRVVAPTMFLYMGHPNGKVARASHSMFVAFISLGKGSDENERALLKEQLAFYYMQRSLEGYPGITPFEGMASGVAALVRNLPAGSPATFYCIHSIVEKENMLLRDSFTQEADLWKHWQGESEPCKKILELLLRLISLVDIQVLPNLMKLLAQLIIKLPKDGQNVVLNELYAQVADSDDVTRKPTLVSWLQSVSYLCSQAISRSTASKKNEGEENSLSLQDPSDWDRINARL; this is encoded by the exons ATGGCTAGACAAGCTAATGACAGCCTTTTTCTTGAAGAATTGCTGAGGAGCAACAGTGGAACTagtaataatagtaatagtaGCAGCAGCATAACCACAAGCCACTCGTCTTTGTCATCTGCTCGGGCCATCATTCAAGCATGGGCTGAACTTAGAGACTCGTTTCAACATCAATCATTCCAGCCTAATCATCTTCAAGCTTTGAAGATCCTTCTTCAATATAAAACTTCCCTTCATGTCGCTGAGCCCCAAGCAAAGCTTCTTATTTCCATTTTGTCTTCTCAAAATATCTTCCTTCCTCTTGAGTCCTATCCTTTGTTATTTCGGCTTCTTTATATCTGGGTCAGAAAATCCTTTAGGCCATCTTTAGCACTTGTTGATTCAGCAGTGGAGGTTCTCTCTAAGCGTTTACATAATAACTTTGATGCTAAGAGAAACCCTGAGCTATTTGCTGAAGCAGTTCTCCTTCTGGGTGCATTCGCATTTGTGCCTTCTGCAACTGAAACCTCTAAGACAGTTTGCTTGGAGTTGCTGTGTAGGCTGTTGGATGAATACTACAAACTGGTTAGCTCTGTTGATGGACTTATTCCAAATGTTCTTGCAGGGATTGGatatgctctatgttcttctGTTAATGCATATTATGTTAGAATTTTGGATGCATTTTTTGGAATTTGGGGCAAGGAGGATGGACCACATGGTAATGTTTCTCACGGACTCATGATTTTGCATTTGGTTGATTGGATTATATTTGGGTTCATCAAATTACGTTCTGATGAGAAACTGCATAAGTTTGCTCATGGGATTTTAGAGAATCCGAAGCCAAACTATGTACCTTTTGCTCTCGTGATGGCTGCAGCTGGTGCTCTGAGAGCTTTGAATAGATCAGTAGCAGATGCCCATGGCCTGGAGATAGTGTCGAGATTAAGGATTTCTGCTGAAAATCAGATAGAATTGGTGGCACAGGGTTTGATTGCAGACACCGGTGGATTTTCTATCATAGAAAATGATTACAAAACCAGTCTTCTGCTACAGTGCATTTCATTAGCTTTGGCTCGATGTGGGTTAGTGTCTTCTCGAGCCTCTCTGCTTATATCCATTGCTTCAGCATTATTATTGGAAATATTTCCCTTGCGACGTTTATATACAAGGATTCTTGAGTTAAATCATGACAGCCCTGGAATGATGCTTGGTGATGTTAAAGAACACCTGAATAGTCTTTCTTTTAAGGAGGCGGGGACCATAAGTGGTGTTTTCTGCAATCAATATGTCTCAATAGATGAAGAGAACAAGGTGATAGTGGAAAATATGGTATGGCATTTCTGCCGAGAGCTCTACCTGGGGCATCGACAGGTGACCTTGGTTCTCCATGGGAAAGAGGATGAGTTGCTTGGGGATATTGAAAAAATTGCTGAGTCTGCCTTCCTTATGGTTGTAGTTTTTTCATTGGCTGTTACTAAGTACAAgctaaattcaaaattatctACTGAAGCTCGAATGGAGACATCTGTTTCAATTTTAGTTTCATTCTCTTGTGTGGAATATTTCCGTAGGATGCGTTTGCCAGAATACATGGACACTATACGAGGTGTAGTTGTGGGTGTACAGGAGAGTGAGATTGCATGCAACTCTTTTGTAGAATCTATGCCCTCTTATGCTAATTTGACGAATCCTCAAG AATTCCTGCATCAAGTGGAATATAGATGGTTCAAAGATGAAGTGCAAACTGCccgaattttattttacttgcGGGTTATTCCAACATGTGTTGAACGTTTGCCAGGTGCAGCATTTAGCAGGGTGGTTGCTCCAACTATGTTCTT ATATATGGGACATCCAAATGGAAAAGTAGCTCGAGCCTCACATTCTATGTTTGTGGCGTTTATTTCTTTGGGGAAAGGTTCTGATGAGAATGAACGAGCATTACTGAAAGAGCAGCTTGCTTTTTATTACATGCAGAGGTCTTTAGAG GGGTATCCTGGTATTACTCCTTTTGAGGGTATGGCTTCTGGAGTTGCAGCCTTGGTCCGAAATCTTCCTGCTGGAAGTCCAGCCACATTTTATTGTATCCACAGTAttgttgaaaaagaaaacatgctCTTGAGGGATAGTTTCACTCAGGAGGCTGATCTATGGAAACACTGGCAGGGAGAATCTGAACCTTGTAAGAAAATCTTAGAGTTGCTTTTACGGCTTATTTCTCTAGTTGATATACAG GTGCTACCAAACTTGATGAAATTGTTGGCACAGCTGATCATCAAGTTACCAAAGGATGGCCAAAATGTGGTTCTCAATGAGCTATATGCTCAGGTTGCTGATTCTGACGATGTTACACGCAAGCCAACATTGGTTTCATGGTTGCAGTCAGTATCCTATCTCTGTTCTCAAGCAATAAGTAGAAGTACGGCCTCCAAAAAGAATGAGGGTGAAGAAAATTCTTTGTCTCTTCAAGATCCATCAGACTGGGACAGGATAAATGCACGGCTTTAA